The following is a genomic window from Deinococcus reticulitermitis.
GCAGCGCCATCAGCGCGGGGCCGTCGCGCCGCGTGCGGAGCCGGATCACGGTGCGCCTGCGGTCATCTTTACAGACGCGGCAGGGTCACGCCGCGCTGGCCCTGGTACTTGCCCTGGCGGTCGCCGTAGGTCACCTCGGGGCGCTCACCCTCGAAAAAGAGCAGCTGCACGCAGCCCTCGAAGGCGTACATTTTGGCCGGCAGCGGCGTGGTGTTGGAGAACTCCAGCGTGACGTGCCCCTCCCAGCCGGGCTCCAGCGGCGTCACGTTGGCGACGATGCCGGCGCGGGCGTAGGTCGATTTTCCGAGGGCCACCACCATCACGTTGTCGGGAATCTTGAGGTACTCGACGCTGCGGGCGAGCGCGAACGAGTTGGGAGGAATGATGATCTCCGGCGCCCTGAAGTCGATAAAGGCCCTTTCGTCGAAGGCCTTGGGGTCCACGATGGTGTTGCCGTGCGCGTTGGTGAACACCTTCCACTCGTCGGCGCAGCGCAGGTCGTAGCCAAAGCTGCTCAAGCCGTAGCTGATGACATGCTGGGTCTCGGTCGTCCTCACCAGGCGGTCTTCGAAAGGGTCGATCATGCCCGCCTGTGCGAGCTCACGGATGCGCCAGTCGGGCAGGATGCTCATACGGGCGATCATGCTAGCGCGGTTATGCTGTGCTCCGTGCGAGTGGCCGTGATTTCCGACGCGCATGGCAACGCCTTTGCCCTGGACGCCGTGCTGCGCGAGCTGCGCGCCTGCTCCCCCGATCTGATCGTCAACCTCGGGGACCAGATCGAGGGCGCCGCCGACCCACGCCGCGCCGCCGCAGTGCAGGCCGCCCTGGGCGCGGTAGAAGTGCGCGGCAACAACGAGGAAAAGCTGTGGCCAGGAGGCCGGCGCTCGGTTCCTAGTATCTCGTTCGGAACCTGGCTCGCGGCGCAGGTGCCCGCTGAGACGCTGAGCCGCCTCGCCGCGCTGCCCCTCACCGCGCGGGTGGACGACCTCTGCCTGTGCCACGGCACGCCGCACAGCGCCTGGGAGAGTCTGCTGTGGGTCTGGGACTTCGGGGCGCCGGGCGAGGGAGGCTTTTACCGCAGCCGGCCTCCGCTGGAACTGCGCGCGCTCGTCGAGCCGCTGGGGGCCGGCCTGGTCCTGTGCGGGCACACCCACCGCCCCGGCGCGACCCGGGTGGGCGACACGCTCGTCGTGAATTGCGGCGCGGTCAGCGATCAGGTAGACGGCGATCCGCGCGCGCGCTGGACGCTGCTCGACCGGCGCGCGGGCCGCTGGACCGCCGACTTCCGGGCGGTGCCCTATGACGTCGGGGGCGCCGTCCGGTGGGCACAGACGCACTCCCCTTTTGGCGACTATGAAGCCGCGCTGCTGGGCTCCGGCGAGATGACGGGAGCCGGGTTGTCCTAGGGCTAGCGCGCAGGGGGTCCGGGACCCGGGAGTGGGGGTTCGGAGTGGGCTGGGGAGGCAGGGCGACTATGCTGGGGTCCAGGCACATGACCCACGCAGCCCAGGACCTCCAGCCTCTGCTCACCGACGACGCTCCGGTGCGGGCGCTTCAGCGGCGGCTGTACCTGCGGACGCTGACAGTCCTGTGCCCCACGACGTTGATCCTGGCCTTGTTCGTTCCGGCCTACCCGGAGCCGCTGCGGGGCGCCCTGCTGCTGTGTGCCCTGGCCAGCGCTGTGCTGCTCGTGGTGCTCTGGCGGGGCTGGGCCGCACTGCGGACTGTCGCCTGGAGCCTGCTGCTGATCGGGGTCCTGATCAACGAGACCCTGCTGATCGGCAGTCTGGTGGGAACGCCCTACACCCCACACCTGTATTTCTACGTGACGCTGCTGACCTTCGCCTGGAGCTTCCTGAGCTTCGGTGACCGCCTCGGGCGCCGGCTGGCGCTGGGAATCTACCTGCTGACGCTCGGCACCGCCCTACTGTTCGTGCTGCCCGGCACCCCACTGGCGCAAACTGATCTGGCGCCGTTCTGGCGCATGTTCACGATTTTCTCGGTCATCAGCCCGATCTTTATCGTGGTGCTCTCGGC
Proteins encoded in this region:
- a CDS encoding metallophosphoesterase family protein, which codes for MRVAVISDAHGNAFALDAVLRELRACSPDLIVNLGDQIEGAADPRRAAAVQAALGAVEVRGNNEEKLWPGGRRSVPSISFGTWLAAQVPAETLSRLAALPLTARVDDLCLCHGTPHSAWESLLWVWDFGAPGEGGFYRSRPPLELRALVEPLGAGLVLCGHTHRPGATRVGDTLVVNCGAVSDQVDGDPRARWTLLDRRAGRWTADFRAVPYDVGGAVRWAQTHSPFGDYEAALLGSGEMTGAGLS
- the dcd gene encoding dCTP deaminase; amino-acid sequence: MSILPDWRIRELAQAGMIDPFEDRLVRTTETQHVISYGLSSFGYDLRCADEWKVFTNAHGNTIVDPKAFDERAFIDFRAPEIIIPPNSFALARSVEYLKIPDNVMVVALGKSTYARAGIVANVTPLEPGWEGHVTLEFSNTTPLPAKMYAFEGCVQLLFFEGERPEVTYGDRQGKYQGQRGVTLPRL